The sequence TACCGAACCGTCTCTTAAGACAACGTAACCTTTATTTTCGTCATAGTTCAAAAGATCTTTTCCCAAAGCATACGGCGCATCAAAATCCATAAGATTTGCAATCGTCGGAAGAATGTCGATTTGACCGCCTATGGTGCTTATAACTTCAGGTTTTGACTGATCGGGATAATGAATTATAAGGGGTACTTTTTGAAGCTTCATCCATTCCGGCTCACTGTACTCCATGTCAAGAAGCTTCATAAGTCCGTCGGCCTCAATCTTTTTTACAGCAGCGTGGTCTCCGTAGAATACCAGCAGGCTGTTGTCGTAAAGCCCGCGTTTCTTAAGTTCAGCTATAAATTCACCTATGCATTTGTCAAGATAATTTGCGGCCTTAAGGTAATTGCCTATGTACGTTCCCTCAAATTCTCCGACGTCAAAATCATAGTCTTCGAAATAAGTAAACGGATGATGGCTTGACAGAGTTATATAAAAGCTGTAAAAAGGCTTTGTAGTGTCTATTTTATCAAAAGACTGCCTGAAGAAGGATGAATCGCTGAGAGCCTGACCATCCCATCCGGCAAAATCGTCCAGTACAAAATCCTCTTCGTTAAAAAATCTGTCAAAGCCGAGGGACATGTGCATTTCATCCCTGTTCCAGAAGGTTTTGTCAAAACCGTGCAGCGAGTAAGTATTGTATCCTTTTTCCTTCAGTATTTTAGCCAGGGAATGATAAGTGTTTTCAGGATATAAATGATAAACTGCACCTTCTTTTGCAGGATACAGTGAGTTGTTGGTTACAAATTCCGCATCGGAAGTATTTCCGCCTGACACCTGGTAGAATACGTTGTCAAAATAAAGGCTTTCGCAGATAAGCCTGTTTAAATTAGGAGTTACTTCTTTACCGTTAATTTTTAAGTTTATTACAAATTGCTGCAAAGCCTCCATCTGAACGACAATCAGATTTTTATCTTTGGCAATTCCCTTCAGCCTGCTGTCCAGGCTGTCTTTTTCATTCTTCTTTGTTTCATACAGGGCCATAATGGAGTTTTTATCCTCCTGGGTGAAGCTGTCGTCTTCCAGGAGATTCTCTTCAATTAACAGTTTTGTGTTGTAGTAATGGGAAAAGAGTACTCCCAGGCTTTTGGCCGAGTAGTTGTTGCTGTATGCAAAAGAATTTAAGTTCGAAGTATGGAACACCGATAAAAATGTAACCATGCCCACTACCAGAAAAGCTGCGAAGCGGTATACTCTCCGGGAAATATGCAGCTTTCGGGTGTTTTTGTTCAAAAGCAGAACTCCGATCAGCATAAACGGCAAATCAACAAGATATATTAAATCCTTAAGCATGAATTGACTCAGTATGCTCTCGTTGACGGAACTCACAAGCTTGATATTCAGTTGAAAGAATACAGGTATGGTGATTAAATTGTAGTAATATCTGAAAAAGTTTGTATCGGCTATCAGCAAAATTGTCAGAAGAAAATTTATTGTAAAAAGGGCAATGAATCTGAACTTGTTGAAAACAAGAGCTATAAAGGCTGATATTATCAGTAAAACCGCGAAAGACGAAAGGAACATGGTTATATTCACGGAAGACAGATAAGGAACCGTATTCAGTTTTGTTGTAAATTGAAAATAAATG comes from Acetivibrio thermocellus ATCC 27405 and encodes:
- a CDS encoding LTA synthase family protein, whose protein sequence is MERLKNFINQRFNVAETIYWIMFIIFLMLKCIYFQFTTKLNTVPYLSSVNITMFLSSFAVLLIISAFIALVFNKFRFIALFTINFLLTILLIADTNFFRYYYNLITIPVFFQLNIKLVSSVNESILSQFMLKDLIYLVDLPFMLIGVLLLNKNTRKLHISRRVYRFAAFLVVGMVTFLSVFHTSNLNSFAYSNNYSAKSLGVLFSHYYNTKLLIEENLLEDDSFTQEDKNSIMALYETKKNEKDSLDSRLKGIAKDKNLIVVQMEALQQFVINLKINGKEVTPNLNRLICESLYFDNVFYQVSGGNTSDAEFVTNNSLYPAKEGAVYHLYPENTYHSLAKILKEKGYNTYSLHGFDKTFWNRDEMHMSLGFDRFFNEEDFVLDDFAGWDGQALSDSSFFRQSFDKIDTTKPFYSFYITLSSHHPFTYFEDYDFDVGEFEGTYIGNYLKAANYLDKCIGEFIAELKKRGLYDNSLLVFYGDHAAVKKIEADGLMKLLDMEYSEPEWMKLQKVPLIIHYPDQSKPEVISTIGGQIDILPTIANLMDFDAPYALGKDLLNYDENKGYVVLRDGSVVTKDFIYFNDLREVYDYDTGKLLDLNLYDDKITSYINELNVSDIIITKDAFKYGFEN